Proteins encoded within one genomic window of Bacteroides sedimenti:
- a CDS encoding SGNH/GDSL hydrolase family protein yields MIKIKKLVSLFALCCVFMTTKAQVKYYDAAVFPLYGKISDQTETRYERLPASIKDICRPPVWGLGKNTAGLAIRFRSNSKNISARWTLLQDYHMNHMAGVGIRGLDLYCLEKGGWRFVNVGRPVGKENAATIISNMNGEEREYMLYLPLYDGVTHLEIGIDSLASIEQPRVESPVRKNPVIYYGTSISQGGCASRPGMAHTNILSRRLNREFINLGFSGNGQLDYEIAEIITGRDASLIVLDFMPNVNLKQIHEKADKFYQILRSKSPNVPILFIENPIFPFSDYDLSMQNVLKDKNDALRVFFKSLIKKGEKNIYFLSSDKLIGTDGEATVDGIHFTDLGFQRFADCLYPVIKSKMKD; encoded by the coding sequence ATGATAAAAATAAAAAAGTTAGTAAGCTTGTTTGCACTATGCTGTGTTTTTATGACAACTAAGGCGCAAGTTAAATATTACGATGCGGCAGTCTTTCCTTTGTATGGCAAAATATCCGATCAGACAGAAACCCGTTACGAACGTCTGCCTGCTTCCATAAAAGATATTTGCCGACCTCCGGTTTGGGGACTAGGTAAAAACACTGCCGGGTTAGCTATTCGTTTTCGTTCAAATTCAAAGAATATTTCCGCCAGATGGACACTATTGCAAGATTATCATATGAATCATATGGCTGGCGTTGGAATCCGTGGTTTGGATCTTTATTGCCTGGAGAAAGGAGGCTGGCGTTTTGTTAATGTAGGAAGACCTGTTGGAAAGGAAAATGCAGCCACCATTATTTCAAATATGAATGGCGAGGAACGTGAATATATGCTTTATCTGCCTTTATATGATGGTGTTACTCACCTTGAGATTGGAATCGACTCTCTGGCTTCAATAGAACAGCCGCGTGTCGAGTCTCCTGTCCGCAAGAATCCGGTCATTTATTACGGTACAAGTATTTCTCAAGGAGGATGCGCCAGTCGTCCAGGAATGGCACATACCAATATTTTATCCCGCCGTTTGAACAGAGAATTTATCAATCTTGGTTTTAGCGGTAACGGACAGTTGGATTATGAAATTGCAGAAATAATAACCGGCCGCGATGCTTCTTTAATTGTTTTGGATTTTATGCCGAATGTGAATTTGAAGCAAATACACGAGAAAGCAGATAAATTCTATCAGATTTTGCGAAGCAAGTCTCCAAATGTTCCGATATTATTCATAGAGAACCCTATTTTCCCTTTCAGTGACTATGATTTGAGCATGCAGAACGTCCTTAAGGATAAAAACGATGCTTTACGGGTGTTTTTTAAAAGCTTAATAAAAAAGGGAGAAAAAAATATCTATTTTCTGTCATCTGATAAACTTATCGGGACCGACGGAGAAGCTACAGTTGATGGTATCCATTTTACTGATTTAGGTTTTCAGCGTTTTGCTGATTGCCTCTATCCGGTAATTAAATCAAAAATGAAAGACTAG
- a CDS encoding DUF5009 domain-containing protein, whose protein sequence is MNQRAYALDALRGYAIITMVLSSSIAWGILPAWMYHAQIPPPDHIYNPNLPGLTWVDLVFPFFLFAMGAAFPFSVGKRIEKGESHLRLLWDALSRGLQLTVFAIFIQHFYPYVLSSPQDVRSWVLALVAFALLFPMFMRIPLKMPAWAHFGIKLFAYVMAFILLTNVKYADGRVWSLDYSNIIILVLANMAFWGTSLYLFTRKNRWPRIVVLVCLMAIMLSAGIEGSWAKAMYNFTPFPWMYKFLFLKYLFIVVPGTIAGEYLMEWITGRSVNTNKESKNERRLSVLLLLLATVLIVLNLCLLQSRLVEINAVATFILLVTGCVLLRKTEEGYQKLWKNLFYAGTYLLIIGLCFESYEGGIKKDPSTFSYYFVTSGLAFMALLIFNIICDYYGHIRSTRFLVMSGQNPMIAYVSSNLLIMPLLGLLGITPLLSYLSTDPWLGFLRGVIITSLAVLVTMFFTRIKWFWRT, encoded by the coding sequence ATGAATCAGAGAGCTTATGCCTTAGATGCCTTACGCGGATATGCTATCATTACAATGGTATTATCATCAAGTATTGCCTGGGGAATTCTTCCAGCTTGGATGTATCATGCTCAGATTCCTCCTCCGGATCATATATATAACCCCAATTTACCTGGACTTACATGGGTGGATTTAGTCTTTCCGTTTTTCCTTTTTGCAATGGGAGCAGCCTTCCCTTTTTCAGTTGGTAAGAGGATTGAAAAAGGTGAGAGTCATTTGCGCCTTTTATGGGATGCACTTTCAAGAGGGTTACAACTTACGGTATTTGCTATTTTTATTCAGCATTTTTATCCGTATGTATTAAGCTCCCCTCAGGATGTTCGCTCCTGGGTTTTGGCTCTTGTGGCTTTTGCATTGCTATTTCCCATGTTTATGAGGATACCATTAAAAATGCCTGCGTGGGCTCATTTTGGCATTAAGCTTTTTGCTTATGTAATGGCTTTTATCCTTTTGACAAATGTGAAATATGCTGATGGGAGAGTGTGGAGTCTAGATTATAGCAATATAATTATCCTCGTATTGGCAAATATGGCTTTTTGGGGAACCAGTCTTTATCTTTTTACCCGAAAGAACAGGTGGCCCCGGATAGTTGTTCTTGTTTGTCTGATGGCTATCATGTTATCTGCAGGAATTGAAGGATCTTGGGCTAAAGCCATGTACAACTTCACACCCTTTCCATGGATGTATAAATTTCTTTTCTTGAAATATCTTTTCATTGTAGTTCCTGGCACTATTGCCGGAGAGTACCTCATGGAATGGATCACCGGAAGGAGTGTTAATACTAATAAGGAGTCAAAGAATGAACGACGGTTATCTGTTTTATTGCTATTACTTGCAACAGTTCTAATAGTTCTAAATCTTTGTCTACTTCAGTCCCGGTTGGTGGAGATTAACGCTGTTGCAACTTTTATTCTGTTAGTTACAGGTTGTGTTCTGTTAAGAAAAACAGAGGAGGGGTATCAGAAGTTATGGAAAAATCTGTTTTATGCCGGAACTTATCTGCTGATAATTGGACTCTGTTTTGAATCTTATGAAGGTGGAATAAAAAAAGATCCCTCAACTTTCAGCTATTATTTTGTAACTTCGGGATTGGCGTTTATGGCTCTTTTAATATTCAATATTATTTGTGATTATTATGGACATATCAGGAGCACCAGATTTTTGGTAATGTCGGGTCAGAATCCAATGATTGCCTATGTTTCCAGTAATCTTTTGATTATGCCTCTTTTGGGGCTTTTAGGTATAACACCACTTCTTTCGTATTTATCAACCGACCCTTGGTTGGGCTTTTTGAGAGGAGTGATTATTACTTCTTTAGCTGTTTTGGTGACTATGTTTTTTACCCGGATTAAATGGTTCTGGAGAACATAG
- a CDS encoding Pls/PosA family non-ribosomal peptide synthetase translates to MFLETFFEESVLSYPDAIAIEQGNTRLTYAEADRTANRLAHFLQARGIGVEDKVAILLPRSSHVPIAMLAVLKSGAAYIPLDPEIPAERLNFIMHDAEAKMLITSNEILERLGVQLDHHPIFNIDSHLPELNDYPDNKPTVINRTPSDLCYIIYTSGTTGNPKGVLLEHRNVVNYICGAQQIYPLAHSDRALQGFSVSFDASVEEIWVTFSVGATLVIGTFEIMRSGDQLAAILNQLKITFLSCAPTLLSMVKEDMPDLKILIFGGEVCPRDIAVRWCKPGRLVFNTYGPTETAVIATYSLLSSNEDVTIGKPLKGYDVLLVNEQLETVSYGEEGEILIGGESVARGYLNRKELTAQKFIETDKFNGVRKRYYRTGDLARYAPNGELIFLGRADAQVKVRGFRVELAEIESLLIKCKGIQAAAVKLDSSTQQLAAYVVKNEEQEIDREEVAKLLRQMLPYYMVPSTLDVIAALPMTSSQKIDRNRLPPPQLPLVYSAQRKILPPSTMIEHEMVKIISRNINRNDVSMDDNFFDDLGGHSLLAAIVVSEMRELKMFENMSVADVYKFPVLSDLARELEKKKPKEGARDSEERDIYTPSKLSYYTCTFFQGISLLFLILLFGMEWLGPFLVYSYYYQAENGVFYSLFMSLLMYFSILPVLSIFAIIFKWIVLGKIKAGKYKLWGSYYFRFWIVDKVISICPTVYFTGTSMINLFYRLVGAKIGKDTYINTSAVSAFDLLSVGDNVSICTDSHLRGYIIEDGYLKIGTIEIEDDVFIGTRCCLAHNTKMERNSSIEDLTLVPEGSTIPHNEIWGGSPASKIGMNEPQEHIKLWSKRFTLLSLFGVFVIPLITMIAYFPGMMLITHLDFTSEKYHFLWMTIGVGFSFVVLLTSIITILKWLLLGNIKEGKYPLNSLFYYKKWFFDQLMKLSLQVIGTLYTTLYLQIWFKRLGVKMGKRVEISTVEFISPDLLVTGDECFLADSVSVGACHVRNGYMNIAKTYIGNRTFVGNSAVISPSTHLGNDVLVGVLSKMDNENLPAKDGTSWFGSPAVFLPKRDINRDFPAEQTYKPTRKLFIQRYTIEFFRVVLPATLFIFCAALVTNAVSFLQVEKDLYELLWVFPFLYIGAAIIGTLITVLLKWTIIGEYSTAKKPLWSNYVWRSELITGVYENFLVFFLLNVLTGTPFIKYPLRLLGCKIGSRTCLFTTQITEFDLIRIRDNSVCNDNCTLQTHLFEDRVMKMSYIDIGKRCSVGGMSVVLYDSKMEDDSILDPLSVLMKNEILPAKNRFVGAPAIKTEG, encoded by the coding sequence ATGTTTTTAGAGACGTTTTTTGAAGAGTCAGTCCTTTCATATCCTGACGCTATTGCTATTGAGCAAGGTAATACTCGGTTAACTTATGCAGAAGCTGATAGGACAGCCAATAGACTTGCTCATTTTCTGCAAGCAAGGGGCATTGGCGTTGAAGATAAAGTGGCGATTCTGTTGCCTCGGTCGTCTCATGTACCCATTGCCATGCTTGCAGTCCTGAAATCCGGAGCTGCTTATATTCCTCTTGATCCTGAAATTCCTGCAGAAAGGCTTAACTTCATCATGCATGATGCTGAAGCAAAAATGCTTATTACATCTAATGAGATTCTTGAAAGGTTAGGAGTGCAGTTGGACCATCATCCCATATTTAATATTGATTCTCATTTGCCCGAATTGAATGACTATCCTGATAATAAGCCAACTGTGATAAATCGCACACCTAGTGACTTGTGCTATATTATTTATACATCGGGAACAACAGGTAATCCCAAAGGGGTATTACTCGAGCATCGAAATGTTGTTAATTACATTTGCGGTGCACAGCAAATTTATCCTTTGGCACATTCGGACAGAGCTTTACAGGGATTTTCGGTTTCATTTGATGCATCTGTCGAAGAAATCTGGGTAACCTTTTCAGTCGGAGCCACCCTGGTAATTGGAACTTTTGAAATAATGCGATCTGGCGATCAATTGGCTGCCATACTAAATCAGTTAAAAATTACATTCCTTTCGTGTGCTCCTACATTACTTTCAATGGTAAAAGAGGACATGCCAGACTTAAAGATATTAATTTTTGGTGGAGAGGTTTGCCCAAGAGATATTGCTGTCAGATGGTGCAAACCAGGGCGTTTGGTATTTAACACTTATGGACCTACAGAAACCGCAGTAATTGCAACCTATTCGTTATTGAGTTCTAATGAAGATGTAACGATAGGTAAACCTTTGAAGGGGTATGATGTGTTACTGGTTAATGAGCAACTTGAAACTGTATCCTACGGAGAAGAGGGCGAAATCCTTATTGGCGGCGAAAGCGTTGCACGTGGATATTTAAATAGGAAGGAGCTGACTGCTCAAAAATTTATTGAAACAGATAAGTTTAATGGAGTTCGTAAACGATATTATCGCACGGGCGATCTAGCCAGATATGCCCCTAATGGCGAGCTGATTTTTTTGGGAAGAGCTGATGCACAAGTGAAAGTTCGCGGATTCAGGGTTGAATTGGCAGAAATAGAAAGTCTGCTGATAAAATGTAAAGGGATACAAGCAGCAGCAGTAAAGTTGGATAGTAGTACACAACAATTGGCTGCCTATGTTGTGAAAAACGAAGAACAAGAGATAGATCGTGAAGAGGTAGCAAAGTTATTACGGCAAATGCTCCCATATTACATGGTTCCATCAACGCTGGATGTTATTGCGGCATTACCAATGACGTCAAGTCAGAAGATTGATCGTAACCGTTTGCCGCCACCTCAATTACCGTTGGTATATTCTGCGCAAAGGAAGATTCTTCCTCCTTCCACAATGATTGAACATGAGATGGTTAAAATTATATCTCGAAATATCAATAGAAATGACGTCTCAATGGACGATAATTTCTTTGACGATTTGGGAGGGCATTCCTTATTAGCGGCTATCGTTGTTTCGGAGATGCGAGAATTGAAAATGTTTGAGAATATGTCGGTAGCCGACGTATACAAATTTCCAGTTCTCTCGGATCTGGCAAGGGAACTTGAAAAAAAGAAACCCAAAGAGGGTGCAAGAGACTCAGAAGAACGTGATATTTACACCCCTTCGAAATTAAGCTATTACACCTGTACTTTTTTTCAGGGAATCTCTTTGCTGTTTCTGATTTTGCTTTTTGGAATGGAGTGGCTGGGGCCGTTCCTGGTTTATTCATATTATTATCAGGCAGAAAACGGAGTGTTCTATTCCCTTTTTATGAGTCTTCTGATGTATTTTTCAATATTGCCTGTGCTTTCAATATTTGCCATTATTTTCAAATGGATTGTTCTGGGAAAAATTAAGGCGGGAAAATACAAGCTTTGGGGTAGTTACTATTTCAGGTTCTGGATTGTGGATAAAGTGATCAGCATTTGTCCAACAGTTTATTTTACCGGAACCTCAATGATTAATCTGTTTTATCGATTGGTAGGTGCAAAAATTGGGAAAGATACCTATATTAATACTTCTGCGGTTTCAGCGTTCGATTTGTTGAGCGTCGGAGACAATGTAAGCATTTGTACAGATTCACACTTAAGAGGATATATTATTGAAGATGGTTACTTAAAGATAGGAACCATAGAAATAGAGGACGATGTTTTTATAGGAACCAGATGTTGTTTGGCTCATAATACAAAAATGGAAAGAAATAGCTCAATTGAAGATTTAACTCTGGTTCCCGAAGGTTCTACTATTCCCCATAATGAAATTTGGGGTGGTTCGCCTGCTTCAAAAATAGGGATGAATGAACCTCAGGAACATATAAAACTCTGGTCGAAAAGGTTTACGCTGCTTTCCTTATTCGGAGTTTTTGTTATACCGTTAATTACCATGATTGCTTATTTCCCTGGCATGATGTTAATCACCCACTTGGACTTTACTTCTGAAAAATATCATTTCCTTTGGATGACAATCGGTGTTGGTTTTTCATTTGTAGTGTTGCTTACTTCTATCATTACAATTCTTAAATGGCTGCTGCTTGGAAATATTAAAGAAGGTAAATACCCGTTAAATAGCCTGTTTTACTATAAGAAATGGTTTTTCGACCAGTTGATGAAGTTGAGTCTACAGGTAATTGGTACACTTTACACCACACTTTACCTACAAATCTGGTTCAAGAGGTTAGGGGTAAAAATGGGCAAACGGGTAGAGATCTCGACGGTTGAATTTATTTCACCCGATCTTCTGGTAACCGGTGATGAGTGTTTTTTAGCCGATTCGGTTTCAGTTGGAGCTTGTCATGTTCGTAACGGCTATATGAACATAGCCAAGACATACATCGGTAACCGGACATTCGTAGGGAATAGTGCAGTAATCAGTCCAAGTACACACTTAGGAAACGATGTGTTGGTTGGTGTACTCTCAAAGATGGATAATGAAAACCTTCCAGCAAAAGATGGTACATCCTGGTTTGGGTCTCCGGCAGTATTTTTACCCAAAAGAGATATTAATCGTGATTTTCCTGCAGAACAAACCTATAAACCTACTAGGAAACTTTTTATCCAACGTTATACGATAGAGTTCTTTCGTGTAGTCTTGCCTGCAACGCTTTTTATCTTCTGTGCTGCTTTAGTTACTAATGCAGTTTCATTCCTGCAAGTGGAAAAAGACCTTTATGAACTGCTTTGGGTCTTCCCATTTCTATATATTGGTGCTGCAATTATAGGTACACTAATTACTGTTCTGTTAAAATGGACGATTATAGGTGAATATTCAACGGCAAAAAAGCCTTTATGGAGTAATTATGTATGGAGAAGTGAATTGATAACCGGGGTTTATGAAAACTTTTTAGTATTCTTTTTATTAAATGTCCTTACAGGGACTCCGTTCATTAAATATCCCTTACGTTTGCTTGGTTGTAAGATAGGAAGCAGAACCTGTTTGTTTACCACTCAGATTACAGAGTTCGATTTGATCAGAATACGGGATAATTCGGTGTGTAACGACAACTGTACACTACAGACTCATCTTTTCGAGGACAGAGTCATGAAAATGTCGTATATCGACATTGGAAAAAGGTGCAGTGTGGGTGGCATGTCTGTGGTTCTTTATGATTCTAAAATGGAAGATGATTCCATATTAGATCCATTATCTGTTTTGATGAAGAACGAAATCCTTCCTGCAAAGAATCGATTTGTCGGAGCTCCGGCTATTAAGACTGAGGGCTGA
- a CDS encoding alpha amylase family protein codes for MVGYGATGKKAPVKSKPALMWFDATANFARFSNPDSIDFYLKKIKSLGFTHAIVDIRPITGEVLYESAYAPRMEEWGGYKRKNFDFLGYFIKSAHKLGLQVHASLNVFVAGHNYFDRGLVYTNHPEWASMVYTADKGIVSITQQKKKYSAMVNPINPGFQKHILNVLKEVVKKYPALDGLMLDRVRYDGIEADFSDLSREKFEAYIGQKIANFPADIYEWKKNAEGKYYPERGKHFLKWIEWRTKNIHDFMALARKEVKAVNKKISFGTYTGAWYPSYYEVGVNFASNKYDPSKDFDWATPSYKNYAYAELIDLYTTGNYYTDITKEEYLKNKRSIWNETDSQAQSGTWYCVEGSCEKLRGIMKNNKFMGGILVDQFYNNPAKLTQTIEMNLKASDGLMVFDIVHIITKNLWKEVEAGMKAGGALK; via the coding sequence ATGGTTGGCTACGGAGCAACCGGTAAAAAAGCACCGGTAAAGAGTAAACCGGCATTGATGTGGTTTGATGCTACAGCAAACTTTGCTCGTTTTAGTAACCCTGATTCGATAGATTTCTATCTGAAAAAAATTAAATCACTAGGCTTTACTCATGCAATTGTTGATATCCGTCCTATCACCGGCGAAGTACTTTATGAAAGTGCTTATGCTCCTCGAATGGAAGAGTGGGGAGGATATAAAAGGAAAAATTTTGATTTTCTGGGATATTTTATCAAGTCAGCACACAAACTTGGACTTCAGGTACACGCTTCATTGAATGTTTTTGTTGCAGGTCACAACTATTTTGATCGTGGATTGGTTTATACCAATCATCCGGAATGGGCATCCATGGTTTATACCGCTGATAAAGGAATCGTCTCTATTACTCAACAGAAAAAGAAATACTCGGCCATGGTAAACCCAATTAACCCTGGTTTTCAGAAGCATATTCTTAATGTTCTGAAAGAAGTGGTTAAAAAGTATCCTGCTCTTGATGGTCTGATGCTTGACAGAGTTAGATATGATGGCATTGAAGCTGATTTCTCGGATTTATCTCGTGAAAAGTTTGAAGCATATATTGGCCAGAAAATAGCCAATTTCCCTGCTGATATTTATGAATGGAAAAAAAATGCAGAAGGTAAATATTATCCTGAAAGAGGAAAACATTTTCTGAAATGGATTGAATGGAGAACGAAGAATATCCATGACTTTATGGCCTTGGCTCGCAAAGAGGTTAAAGCCGTGAATAAAAAAATCTCATTTGGCACTTATACAGGAGCGTGGTATCCTTCTTACTATGAGGTGGGGGTAAACTTTGCCAGCAACAAGTATGATCCTAGCAAAGATTTTGACTGGGCTACTCCTTCCTACAAAAATTATGCTTATGCAGAGTTGATTGATTTATATACAACCGGAAATTATTACACAGACATAACTAAGGAAGAATATCTTAAAAACAAACGTAGTATCTGGAATGAGACAGACAGTCAGGCTCAGTCGGGAACATGGTACTGTGTTGAAGGTTCTTGTGAGAAACTGAGGGGAATCATGAAGAATAATAAGTTTATGGGTGGTATTCTGGTTGACCAGTTTTATAATAACCCTGCAAAACTTACTCAAACAATTGAAATGAATCTGAAAGCTTCTGATGGTCTGATGGTATTTGATATTGTGCATATTATTACCAAGAATCTTTGGAAAGAGGTTGAGGCAGGAATGAAAGCCGGTGGAGCATTAAAATAA
- a CDS encoding sialate O-acetylesterase: MRNNKWLILPCLFLAMSMQAKISLPSIWKDNMVLQQRSEVHFRGKATPGKEVSLTASWNKIRIKTKSNEKGEWETVVKTPSAGGPYEIKISDGELLVLKNILVGEVWFCSGQSNMEMPVKGFRGQPVFGCQPYIVTANPQRQLRLFTVKRDWSTTPKEDVEGYWSECSSKEVANFSAVAYFFGDLLQKTLGIPVGLIHCSWSASKIETWMDKETLSHYPEVDLSVLNNKEFAYPNGTPTLLYNAMVKPLEGFPVKGVAWYQGESNSANPALYKKLFPALVSQWRTFFRSPDMPFYYVQITPWQAEGKDLLNRAWFRQCQLELMKEIPNVGMVTTTDAGSEKFIHPPYKIKVGERLAYWALARTYGIEGISYCGPIYKSCKLKDNVVELQFDYGEDGMTPENEELKGFEIAGSDGKFVPAHAEIINGSSRIKVWSESVSVPTEVRYCFRNYMEGNLCNNVGIPASPFRAEVK, translated from the coding sequence ATGAGAAATAACAAATGGTTGATTTTGCCTTGCCTGTTTTTGGCAATGTCAATGCAAGCAAAGATATCGCTTCCATCAATTTGGAAAGACAATATGGTTTTGCAACAACGTTCTGAGGTACATTTTAGAGGGAAAGCGACTCCTGGAAAAGAAGTCTCTCTGACTGCATCTTGGAATAAAATAAGGATTAAAACTAAAAGTAATGAAAAAGGGGAGTGGGAGACTGTTGTCAAAACTCCATCAGCGGGAGGTCCTTATGAAATAAAGATATCAGACGGAGAACTCTTGGTTCTAAAAAATATCTTGGTTGGTGAAGTTTGGTTTTGTTCCGGTCAGTCGAATATGGAGATGCCGGTAAAAGGTTTTCGCGGACAACCGGTATTTGGATGTCAACCTTATATTGTTACAGCCAATCCACAGCGGCAACTTCGTCTGTTCACTGTAAAAAGAGATTGGAGTACCACCCCAAAAGAAGATGTAGAGGGTTATTGGTCAGAGTGTTCTTCAAAAGAGGTTGCCAATTTTAGCGCAGTAGCATATTTCTTTGGTGATCTTTTACAGAAAACATTGGGTATTCCTGTTGGATTGATTCACTGTTCTTGGAGTGCTTCCAAGATTGAGACGTGGATGGACAAAGAAACTTTATCACATTATCCGGAAGTAGATCTTTCTGTTTTAAACAATAAAGAATTTGCTTATCCAAACGGAACTCCAACATTGCTTTATAATGCGATGGTGAAACCATTGGAAGGCTTTCCTGTGAAAGGAGTTGCCTGGTACCAGGGAGAATCAAATAGTGCAAATCCTGCATTGTATAAGAAACTTTTCCCAGCTCTGGTTTCTCAATGGAGAACATTTTTCCGTTCACCGGATATGCCTTTCTATTATGTTCAGATTACGCCTTGGCAAGCTGAGGGGAAAGATCTATTGAACAGAGCATGGTTTCGTCAATGTCAGCTGGAGTTAATGAAAGAGATTCCTAATGTGGGAATGGTAACTACAACAGATGCCGGTAGTGAAAAGTTTATTCATCCTCCTTACAAAATCAAGGTCGGAGAACGACTTGCATATTGGGCTTTGGCTCGCACCTACGGTATCGAAGGAATTAGTTATTGCGGTCCGATCTATAAAAGTTGTAAGTTGAAAGATAATGTTGTAGAACTTCAATTTGATTATGGAGAAGATGGTATGACACCCGAAAATGAGGAACTCAAAGGATTTGAAATAGCCGGATCAGATGGAAAATTTGTGCCGGCACATGCTGAGATAATTAATGGGTCATCCAGGATAAAGGTTTGGAGTGAGTCAGTGTCTGTTCCAACAGAAGTTCGTTATTGTTTCCGTAATTATATGGAAGGCAATCTTTGCAATAATGTAGGCATTCCAGCTTCTCCATTCAGGGCTGAGGTTAAATAA
- a CDS encoding calcineurin-like phosphoesterase family protein: MDKITKKIFFFSFWIFVGIALVAQGKEIKGRVTCNGKGISQVTITDGTHCTRTNAKGEYKLSSMDASYVYISTPSGYLTDVENTVPLFYQRIESDRTSYDFELKKNSKDDVRHVFFAQADVQLIDQESIESYKKILNDCNDLAKEYNSSYDVFSVDCGDILGDAPALYPSYIKAVSILDFPVYRAIGNHDMNYNGRSHETSYKTFEKHFGPAWYSFNKGKAHYVILNDNFFIGREYFYMGYLDERALSWLEQDLSYVSEGTPVFVIMHIPSQLQENKVSFQYTYNGIAGQMTNASALHELLKPYKAHIISGHMHYNQNLVYSSGLMEHITGAVCGAWWSGNLCLDGTPQGYGVYEVNGDSVQWYFKSSGFPKEHQMRVYAPGSSKEYPKDILVNVWNWDKNWKVEWVENGQNMGQMLQSTDKDPEVVALCKSKMKLKYDWISAIPTNHLFRATPSKEDSDIEIRVTDRFGHIYSEIIKVKSL; this comes from the coding sequence ATGGATAAAATTACAAAAAAAATATTCTTTTTTTCCTTTTGGATATTTGTCGGCATTGCCTTAGTCGCCCAGGGGAAAGAAATCAAAGGCAGAGTTACCTGTAATGGTAAAGGTATATCTCAGGTAACGATTACAGATGGCACCCATTGTACCCGAACAAATGCAAAAGGAGAATACAAACTCTCTTCTATGGATGCTTCTTACGTTTATATCTCTACTCCGTCAGGATATCTTACTGATGTAGAGAATACTGTACCACTGTTTTATCAACGGATAGAGTCTGATAGAACTTCATATGATTTTGAGTTAAAGAAAAATTCCAAAGATGATGTCAGACACGTCTTCTTTGCGCAAGCGGATGTTCAGCTAATAGACCAAGAGAGTATAGAATCTTATAAAAAAATATTGAATGATTGCAATGATCTGGCTAAAGAGTACAACTCGAGTTATGATGTATTTAGTGTTGACTGTGGCGATATTTTAGGAGATGCTCCTGCATTGTATCCTTCATATATAAAAGCTGTCAGTATACTCGATTTTCCTGTTTACAGAGCAATAGGCAATCATGATATGAATTATAACGGACGGAGTCATGAGACATCTTACAAGACATTTGAAAAACATTTTGGACCAGCCTGGTATTCATTCAATAAAGGAAAGGCGCACTATGTAATTCTTAACGACAATTTCTTCATTGGACGTGAATATTTCTATATGGGTTATCTGGATGAAAGGGCACTTTCATGGTTAGAACAAGATCTATCTTATGTAAGCGAAGGAACACCTGTTTTTGTGATAATGCATATTCCGTCTCAATTGCAGGAAAACAAAGTTTCATTCCAGTATACATATAATGGTATTGCCGGTCAAATGACAAATGCTTCCGCTTTGCATGAATTGCTGAAACCTTATAAGGCACATATTATTTCCGGACACATGCATTACAACCAGAATCTGGTTTATTCTTCTGGTTTGATGGAACACATCACAGGTGCAGTATGTGGTGCATGGTGGAGCGGTAATTTGTGTCTGGATGGAACTCCGCAGGGGTATGGTGTTTATGAGGTGAATGGCGATAGTGTACAATGGTATTTCAAAAGCTCCGGTTTTCCCAAAGAACATCAGATGCGTGTTTATGCTCCCGGATCTTCAAAAGAGTATCCCAAAGATATTTTAGTGAATGTCTGGAACTGGGACAAAAACTGGAAGGTAGAATGGGTAGAGAATGGGCAAAATATGGGGCAGATGTTGCAGTCTACGGATAAAGATCCTGAAGTTGTGGCCCTTTGTAAATCTAAAATGAAATTAAAATATGACTGGATCTCTGCTATTCCTACCAATCATCTTTTCCGTGCAACCCCTTCAAAGGAAGATTCGGATATAGAGATAAGGGTAACAGACCGTTTTGGACATATCTATTCTGAAATAATTAAAGTAAAATCTTTATAA